The Pseudoalteromonas translucida KMM 520 genome has a window encoding:
- a CDS encoding TIGR01777 family oxidoreductase, whose product MHIFITGATGLIGQHLCPFLTHHHSITVLSRNPTKANVLLGHKINAVTNIDAVDFNNIDVVINLAGEPIVNKRWSDKQKSIIRESRIELTKQISAAIAASNTPPHTFISGSAVGFYGRQGITPIDEENNKPHDEFSHQLCKDWENAALAAQSASTRVCLLRTGIVLAKKGGALSKMLPAFKLCLGGPIGNGEQGMSWIHIDDMTQLILFIIKNKNMTGPINATAPNPVSSKVFSKSLGKALSRPALIPMPALVLKLLMGEMADLLITGQYVLPQKALEHNYRFHFSDINSALESLV is encoded by the coding sequence ATGCATATTTTTATTACTGGAGCTACTGGCTTAATTGGCCAACACCTTTGTCCTTTTTTAACCCACCATCATAGTATTACTGTACTAAGCCGTAACCCTACAAAAGCAAACGTACTTTTAGGGCATAAAATAAATGCAGTTACCAACATAGACGCGGTTGATTTTAATAATATTGATGTAGTAATTAACCTTGCGGGTGAGCCCATTGTAAATAAGCGCTGGAGTGATAAACAAAAATCGATTATTCGCGAGAGCCGCATTGAGCTAACAAAACAAATATCTGCCGCAATCGCTGCATCCAATACCCCACCGCATACGTTTATATCAGGCAGTGCAGTTGGTTTTTATGGTCGCCAAGGCATTACCCCAATTGATGAAGAAAATAATAAACCCCACGATGAGTTTAGCCACCAGCTTTGTAAAGACTGGGAAAACGCAGCATTAGCAGCTCAATCAGCTAGTACCCGCGTGTGTTTACTGCGCACAGGCATAGTATTAGCAAAAAAAGGCGGTGCATTGAGCAAAATGCTACCGGCGTTTAAGCTCTGTTTGGGCGGCCCTATTGGCAATGGCGAGCAAGGTATGTCGTGGATCCATATTGACGATATGACACAGTTAATATTATTTATTATAAAAAATAAAAATATGACTGGGCCTATTAACGCAACGGCACCAAATCCTGTCAGCAGTAAAGTATTTAGTAAAAGTTTAGGTAAGGCGTTATCTCGACCCGCACTAATTCCTATGCCAGCGCTTGTGTTAAAGCTGTTAATGGGCGAAATGGCTGATCTGCTCATTACCGGACAATATGTTTTACCCCAAAAAGCATTAGAGCATAACTACCGATTTCATTTTTCTGATATTAATTCGGCATTAGAGAGTTTAGTATAA
- a CDS encoding AI-2E family transporter, producing MASLTGVNKSLIIFAALVIVLAGIKSASAIIIPFILAAFIAIICSPLIKFFARYRIPKGIAVIFVVLIIVGLGVSLGGLVGQSVNDFSQQLPQFKVKLKEEFVWLVDIASQYNILINKDQILSMFDPGKLVDVATNMLTSLGGVMANMFLIILTVVFMLFEGPSLNYKIHSALNDPDKKMKQINRFLDSINSYLAIKTLVSLGTGILAASLLWFLDVDYFVLWGVLAFMFNYIPNIGSIIAAVPAVLLALITQGPLVAGLVGAGYLVINTVMGNIVEPKFLGKGLGLSTLVVFLSLIFWGWLLGSVGMLLSVPLTMIVKIGLEASDEGRWVATLLGTGEELTDIAK from the coding sequence TTGGCAAGTTTAACTGGGGTAAATAAAAGCTTAATTATTTTTGCTGCACTGGTTATTGTGCTCGCAGGGATCAAGTCGGCCAGCGCTATTATTATTCCCTTTATTTTAGCGGCGTTTATTGCAATTATTTGCAGCCCGCTAATTAAATTTTTTGCTCGCTATCGTATTCCCAAAGGCATTGCTGTTATTTTTGTGGTGCTTATTATTGTCGGGCTAGGAGTCAGCCTTGGCGGCTTGGTAGGGCAGTCAGTTAATGATTTTTCGCAGCAACTTCCGCAATTTAAAGTTAAATTAAAAGAAGAGTTTGTTTGGCTTGTTGATATAGCGTCGCAGTACAATATTTTAATTAATAAAGATCAAATATTATCTATGTTTGATCCAGGTAAACTGGTTGATGTTGCCACCAATATGCTCACCAGCTTAGGTGGGGTAATGGCGAATATGTTTTTAATTATTTTAACCGTGGTTTTTATGCTATTTGAAGGGCCGTCACTTAATTATAAAATACATTCGGCGCTTAACGATCCTGACAAAAAAATGAAACAAATTAATCGTTTTTTAGACTCAATTAACTCTTATTTAGCCATTAAAACCTTAGTAAGTTTAGGAACGGGTATATTAGCTGCTTCTTTACTGTGGTTTTTAGATGTCGATTATTTTGTATTATGGGGCGTATTAGCCTTTATGTTTAATTACATTCCCAATATAGGTTCAATTATTGCCGCTGTACCTGCAGTATTATTGGCACTTATAACGCAAGGCCCTTTAGTAGCTGGTTTAGTGGGAGCTGGATATTTAGTTATTAATACTGTGATGGGTAATATAGTAGAGCCTAAATTTTTAGGTAAAGGGCTGGGGCTTTCTACCTTAGTGGTGTTTTTGTCTTTGATATTTTGGGGCTGGTTATTAGGCTCTGTAGGTATGTTGCTGTCGGTACCTTTAACTATGATAGTTAAAATAGGGCTTGAAGCAAGTGACGAAGGCCGCTGGGTGGCAACTTTACTAGGTACAGGCGAAGAGCTTACTGATATAGCAAAGTAG
- a CDS encoding GGDEF domain-containing protein: MLHLPTIISLSFIFNLLIGILFISFYLHKKTTSFLLFGGACISFATAILLVSFKEQLNHPWLTHYLANLFIILSPLLLVIGLNKFNNKAVINLTPLAYLYGLCALLLVFVYNHVLSQILTSFMVAVLFLYGAFILLKTHCAAKLQQRLLIIGLVTHSLVMLGQAILLLLPFITSNNDDFKPQLHILLIAHLFITTLCALVLPFIIFANSESKLINLANNDSLTQLLNRRGFFSTCKNIKANTADKNHTLALIMLDIDFFKRVNDKYGHDVGDQALKWIAQHISQLFMNIGITARIGGEEFAVLLNGYTLEQANTLAEQLSVNIRQQPFYCNDQPIPLSVSAGVSSTTINQLNLKELLLHADKHLYLAKETGRDKVVSQYDHTLFSQANTSAI; the protein is encoded by the coding sequence ATGCTGCACTTACCGACTATAATTAGCCTATCTTTTATTTTTAACTTACTGATAGGTATACTGTTTATTTCTTTTTACCTGCACAAAAAAACAACTAGCTTTTTGTTATTTGGCGGTGCTTGTATCTCGTTTGCCACCGCTATTTTACTTGTGAGCTTTAAAGAACAGCTAAACCACCCTTGGCTAACTCACTACCTAGCAAACTTATTTATTATACTGAGCCCACTATTACTTGTAATCGGCTTGAATAAGTTTAATAACAAAGCTGTAATAAACTTAACGCCTTTAGCTTACCTTTATGGCTTGTGCGCTTTATTACTCGTGTTTGTATACAATCATGTTTTAAGCCAAATACTAACAAGCTTTATGGTTGCCGTTTTATTTTTATACGGCGCTTTTATTTTATTAAAAACACACTGCGCTGCTAAATTACAGCAACGATTACTTATAATAGGCTTAGTAACACATAGCTTAGTAATGTTAGGACAAGCAATTTTATTGTTGCTACCCTTTATAACCTCAAATAATGATGACTTTAAGCCCCAGTTACACATACTATTAATAGCGCACCTTTTTATTACCACACTCTGTGCTTTAGTTTTGCCTTTTATTATTTTTGCAAATTCAGAGTCTAAGCTTATTAACTTGGCAAACAATGATTCGTTAACGCAATTATTAAATCGTCGCGGATTTTTCTCTACCTGTAAAAACATTAAGGCCAATACAGCCGATAAAAATCATACCCTTGCTTTAATTATGTTAGATATAGATTTTTTTAAGCGTGTAAACGATAAATATGGCCATGATGTAGGCGACCAAGCATTAAAATGGATAGCACAACATATCAGCCAATTATTTATGAATATTGGCATAACGGCGCGAATAGGGGGAGAAGAGTTTGCTGTGTTGCTTAATGGTTATACGCTTGAGCAAGCAAATACCTTGGCAGAGCAATTAAGCGTTAATATTCGTCAGCAACCATTTTATTGTAATGATCAACCCATACCTCTGTCTGTTAGTGCCGGTGTTAGTAGTACCACTATTAACCAGCTAAATTTAAAAGAGCTATTACTACACGCCGACAAACACCTATACCTTGCAAAAGAAACAGGCCGCGACAAAGTAGTTAGCCAATACGATCACACCCTCTTCTCGCAAGCCAACACTTCCGCAATATAA